TCATTTAAAATATGGAAATTATCATCTTTTTTGTGATAAAATTATATACAATAAAAAAAATAATCAATATCATGGATACGGAAATGTGAGGTTGTTATCTGGAAAAAATAAAATAACATCTCATAATATAGAAGGAAATTTTTATAATTTTCAATTATCAGGTAAAGTATTTCTATACAAAGAAAAAATGAAATTAACAGCGGATATCATTAATTATAATTTTTATAAACAGTTATTTCAAGCTATTGGTAATGTGACCCTTTTTTTTGATAAAATCAAATTAAAAACTAGTATATTGGAATATAATTTTATACTGAATCAAATTTTTTATAAAAAAAAAAGTGTTATCTATTATGGGGATTATATCATATCTAGTAAAGAAGGTCTTTTTTACATTACTAAAAAAAAAGTAGAGTTAAAACATGAAATCAAGTTAATCAGTAAAAATTATACTGTATATGCTAATACGTTGGAATATTTATTTGAAAAAAAGAAAGTTAATTTTCGAAATACTGTCATTATAATACAAAATAAAAATTTAAATAATTTTATTTATGCTAAAAAAGCATTTTTCTTTTTTCAAGAGAAAATGTTTTTTTTTGAAAATTATATAAGTATTCATTATAATGATCAGATTTTTAGAGGAGAAAATTTAATATTTGATCAGAAAAAAAAATGTGGATTCATCAAAAATATTTTATTAGAAGATTTGAAAAAAAAATTTTTTTTGATAAGTGGACATGGAAAATTTGATTTTTATTCTGGTATTCTAGTGTTAGAAAAAAATCCAAAAATCATAAAAATATCAAAAAATGATTTTATTTTTGTTTTTTCAAAAATTTTAAAAATAAGCATAAAAAAAAATTATGAATATTCAATTCAAGCTTTTTCTGTTAAAAGTTTTTTTTTGAATGAATCTATTCAAGGTAAATGTGATCTTTTTAATTATGAATCTTTAAATAATTATATTCAATTTAGTGGAACTCCTATATTTTGGTTTCAAAATAAACAAATTACTGGAAAAGTAATATATATTTATTCTAAAAATGAAAATTATTTAGATTATATTATTATTAAAAACGCTTTATACACAGAAAAAATAAACTCAAAAGAGTTTAATCAAATAGAAGGAAATATCATAACCGGATTTTTTAATAAAGGAAATTTATTGAAAAAAGTAGTAATTAAAGGAAATATTAATAGTATTATATTTCTTTATTATCAAGGAAAAAAAATAATTCATAGATTATCTTGTCGTGTTCTATCGGTGTTTTTAGATAGTAATAAAAAAATTAGAAAAATTCTTTGTGAAAAAGAAACACATTCAGAACTAATTCCTATACATAAAAAAACTCCTAATCCTAAAGAGTTACTTTATCTCCCTAAATTTTCTTGGAAAAAAAAAGATAAACCGGAACAAAATAAAAAACTCTTTATAAAAGAAATAGACAAGTATAAAAAAGAAAGTTTATTAGAAAAAGAAGAAATTAAAACTATGATAAAAAATAAATAGAATTAAATTCTTGTCTTATGAAAGAAAAAGAATTAGAAAAAGATTTTTTTCAATATCAAACTCAAGTTAATCCATGTCCTATGAATATTATGGTAGATCATGCTGAAGGCAGTTATATTTATGGAAAAAATGGTAAAAAATATCTGGATTTTGTAGCAGGTATTTCCGTTAATGTATTAGGACATGGAAATAAAGAAATAAAAAAAGCCATAAAAAAACAAGTTGATAAATATTTGCATACTATGGTATATGGAGAATTCATACAAAGTCCTTGTGTAAAACTTTGTAAAAAAATATCAGAAAATATTCCACACCCGCTTACTACCACTTATTTAGTAAATTCAGGAACGGAAGCTGTTGAAGGTGCTTTAAAACTAGCTAAATGTTATACAGGTAGAGAAGAAATTATATCCTGCAAACAATCTTATCATGGAAGCACACATGGTTCTATGAGTGTAATGGGACATGAAGATTATAAAAGACCTTTTAGACCGATGTTGCCTTTGGTTAAATTTATTACATTTAATCATGTAGATGAATTAATTAATTCTATTACAGAAAAAACTGCTGGCGTCATTTTAGAAACAATTCAATGTTCTTCTGGAGTTATATTGCCAGATCATTCTTTTTTGAAAGAATTAAGAAAACAGTGTGATAAAAAGAAATCTTTAATGATACTTGATGAGATCCAAACTGGATTTGGAAGAACAGGAAAACTTTTTGCATTTGAACATTATGACGTTGTTCCTGATATTTTGATAATGGGAAAAGGAATGGGAGGCGGAATGCCTATCAGTGGATTTGTCTCATCGAAAAAAATTATGAAATCTTTCATAAAAACACCTTTAGGTGGACATTTAACTACTTTTGGAGGAAATTCTGTTTCTGCTTCTGCTTCTTTATCTACTTTAAATCAGCTTATTAATTCTGATATATTGAAACAAGTTTCATTAAAAGAAAAGTGGATTAAGAAATATTTGATTCATAATCAAATCAAAAATATTTATGGAAAAGGTCTTTTGTTGTCTTTTGAATTAAAAAATAAAAAGACAGTGGATAAAGTTTTAAAAAACTGTATAAAAAAAGGATTAATATTATTTCGTTTTCTGTTTCACAATAATTTTGTACGTATATCTCCTCCGTTGACTATTACGAAAGAAGAAATACAAAAAGGATGTTCTATTATTATTGAAAGTTTAAATAAACTTTAAAATAGAAAAAATAATGTATAATTGAGATTTTTTATTGAATTATCTTATAATGGTAAACATTTTTTTGGATGGCAAATTCAAAAAAAAGTAAATACAGTAGAAGAAAAATTAGAATATTGTCTTTCAAAATTATTGAAAAGATCTATAAATGTTGTAGGTGCTGGAAGAACGGATAAAGGAGTTCATGCTAAACAAATGTTTGCCCATTTTGATTACGAAAAAAAAATTGGAAATAATTTTTTGTATAGACTAAATATTTTTTTACCCAAATCTATTAGAGTCCTCAATATTTTCCCAGTAAAAAAAAATATTCATGCAAGATTTGATGCTATCAAAAGAACATATAAATATTATTTAACAAAAGAAAAAAATCCATTCAATCAAGATTTTTCTTGGTATTGTTTTTATTCACTAGATATTAAAAAAATGAATACAGCTTCTCAAAAACTTTTGGGTAATAAGGACTTTAGTTCTTTTTGTAAAAAGAAAAGAACTAATGAAAATAACATATGTCATATTTATCATGCTTATTGGACGGAATATAATTCGGATGATAATAATATTTTATGTTTTACTATTGAAGCCAATCGATTTTTAAGATCAATGGTTAGAGTCATTATAGGTACACTTATTGATGTAGGAAGAGATAAAATTAGTATCAATGAATTTACAAAAATCATAGAATTAAATAATTCTGATTTTTGTAAATCAATAGTTCCTGCATGTGGATTATTCTTAAATCATGTTCTTTATCCAGAAGATATTTTTTTATGAAAAAAAAGTTGAATATACGAAAATCCTCTTTAAAACAATTGATTTTAATTAGTTTTAATTATAAACTTATATTAATATCAATAATTATTACTTCTATATTAATTTCTTTTATTTCTGCTTACCGTCCTAAATTAATACAAAAAGCTATAGACATTCATATTCTTTATAAAGATTTCTTGGGTTTAAAAAATATATTGATGTTGATAATTATGCTTCTTTTTCTAGAAAGTATATTTCACTTTATTTTATTATATCTATCTAATCTTTTAGCTCAAAATGTAATTGAAAAAATTAGAATTCTTTTATTTGAAAAATTACTATATTTTAAGAATTCTTTTTTTAACAAAACTCCAATAGGAAAATTGGTTTCTTATTCTGTATCCGATATAGAAACTATAACTGTAATATTTAATGATGGAATTTTACTTGTTTCTGGAGATGTTTTAAGGATAATAATGATTATTATTATGATGTATACAGTTCATCAAAAGTTATCTTTTATAGTTTTATTTTCTATTCCTTTTATGTATATCATTACTCGTTCTTTT
The sequence above is drawn from the Blattabacterium cuenoti genome and encodes:
- a CDS encoding LptA/OstA family protein, whose protein sequence is MKHKFLIFIFFFYLSLNKTSSNELIKNIQIVHADLIQNNKHNQDFILTGDVHLKYGNYHLFCDKIIYNKKNNQYHGYGNVRLLSGKNKITSHNIEGNFYNFQLSGKVFLYKEKMKLTADIINYNFYKQLFQAIGNVTLFFDKIKLKTSILEYNFILNQIFYKKKSVIYYGDYIISSKEGLFYITKKKVELKHEIKLISKNYTVYANTLEYLFEKKKVNFRNTVIIIQNKNLNNFIYAKKAFFFFQEKMFFFENYISIHYNDQIFRGENLIFDQKKKCGFIKNILLEDLKKKFFLISGHGKFDFYSGILVLEKNPKIIKISKNDFIFVFSKILKISIKKNYEYSIQAFSVKSFFLNESIQGKCDLFNYESLNNYIQFSGTPIFWFQNKQITGKVIYIYSKNENYLDYIIIKNALYTEKINSKEFNQIEGNIITGFFNKGNLLKKVVIKGNINSIIFLYYQGKKIIHRLSCRVLSVFLDSNKKIRKILCEKETHSELIPIHKKTPNPKELLYLPKFSWKKKDKPEQNKKLFIKEIDKYKKESLLEKEEIKTMIKNK
- the truA gene encoding tRNA pseudouridine(38-40) synthase TruA produces the protein MRFFIELSYNGKHFFGWQIQKKVNTVEEKLEYCLSKLLKRSINVVGAGRTDKGVHAKQMFAHFDYEKKIGNNFLYRLNIFLPKSIRVLNIFPVKKNIHARFDAIKRTYKYYLTKEKNPFNQDFSWYCFYSLDIKKMNTASQKLLGNKDFSSFCKKKRTNENNICHIYHAYWTEYNSDDNNILCFTIEANRFLRSMVRVIIGTLIDVGRDKISINEFTKIIELNNSDFCKSIVPACGLFLNHVLYPEDIFL
- a CDS encoding aspartate aminotransferase family protein, which produces MKEKELEKDFFQYQTQVNPCPMNIMVDHAEGSYIYGKNGKKYLDFVAGISVNVLGHGNKEIKKAIKKQVDKYLHTMVYGEFIQSPCVKLCKKISENIPHPLTTTYLVNSGTEAVEGALKLAKCYTGREEIISCKQSYHGSTHGSMSVMGHEDYKRPFRPMLPLVKFITFNHVDELINSITEKTAGVILETIQCSSGVILPDHSFLKELRKQCDKKKSLMILDEIQTGFGRTGKLFAFEHYDVVPDILIMGKGMGGGMPISGFVSSKKIMKSFIKTPLGGHLTTFGGNSVSASASLSTLNQLINSDILKQVSLKEKWIKKYLIHNQIKNIYGKGLLLSFELKNKKTVDKVLKNCIKKGLILFRFLFHNNFVRISPPLTITKEEIQKGCSIIIESLNKL